One window of Oryza brachyantha chromosome 12, ObraRS2, whole genome shotgun sequence genomic DNA carries:
- the LOC102708947 gene encoding probable E3 ubiquitin-protein ligase RHY1A encodes MPIASKIVYFQRRRPTPPPPELEPEPPDPRRRLCRGDPAAPRRRRSSLSKQEHVPGNKRDTAKRVTSAGNIIEQAGSTGSNSRLNRSVSDHGRLPDSVQQARERLLQRLNSVDLSGRRQNTSSSETIRAGVAPGVSTTSDSIFGSLTSCFHADVTIAPCKLQASTAESFNIEDEHTLITHCSEPAATQEEVASCKGTDGDELAGPSVECSICLERCGDADGLIELRCKHIFHSACLEQWLRSRSDCPYCRARVLLTAE; translated from the exons ATGCCGATCGCCTCCAAGATCGTCTACttccagcgccgccgcccgacgccgccgccgccggagctggaGCCGGAGCCTCCCGACCCGCGCCGTAGGCTCTGCCGTGGAGACCCCGCggcccctcgccgccgacgcagcTCCCTCTCCAAGCAG GAACATGTTCCAGGAAATAAAAGAGATACCGCAAAGCGTGTCACATCTGCTGGAAACATAATAGAACAAGCAGGAAGCACAGGTTCCAACTCAAGACTAAACCGCAGCGTATCAGATCATGGCCGGCTTCCTGATTCTGTTCAGCAAGCTAGGGAAAGGCTACTTCAGAGGCTTAACAGTGTGGACTTGTCGGGAAGAAG GCAAAACACATCATCATCAGAAACCATTCGGGCTGGAGTAGCTCCGGGCGTCTCCACCACTTCAGATAGCATATTCGGTAGTCTAACCAGCTGCTTTCACGCTGACGTAACGATCGCTCCCTGCAAACTCCAAGCGAGCACTGCTGAATCCTTCAACATTGAAGATGAGCATACGCTGATCACGCATTGTTCTGAACCAGCAGCTACTCAAGAAGAAGTAGCAAGCTGCAAAGGAACAGATGGCGACGAACTCGCAGGACCTTCAGTGGAGTGCTCTATATGCCTGGAGAGATGCGGAGATGCAGACGGGCTCATCGAGCTCCGATGCAAGCACATCTTTCACTCGGCATGCCTGGAGCAATGGCTGCGGTCTCGCAGCGACTGCCCCTACTGCAGGGCCAGGGTTCTCCTAACAGCAGAATGA
- the LOC102709229 gene encoding probable protein phosphatase 2C 78: MLRWLARPAERCLGRGGGGGGGGGDGLMWHAELKPHASGEYSIAVAQANAKLEDQGQVVTSPAATFVGVYDGHGGPEASRFLSSRLFPHLQRFASEQGGMSTDAIKRAFHATEEEFLQLVKGSWIKQPQIASVGSCCLVGAIADNVLYVANLGDSRAVLGRRGPDGRQVVAERLSNDHNVAEEEVRKELTDQHPDDSRIVVYTRGVWRIKGIIQVSRSIGDVYLKKPEFARDPKFRQSVCPIPLKRPVMTAEPSIKEHQLRQQDLFLIFASDGLWEQLTDKAAVDIVFKNPRAGIAKRLVRAALTEAARKREMRYTDIKHIDRGTRRHFHDDITVVVLYLDRHKHGVQPMLGNRNSFRFTNAPVDIFSGSADEVDHTTLSS, encoded by the exons aTGCTGCGGTGGCtggcgcggccggcggagaGGTGCCtggggcgaggaggaggaggaggagggggagggggggatgGGCTGATGTGGCACGCGGAGCTGAAGCCGCACGCGTCCGGGGAGTACTCCATCGCGGTGGCGCAGGCGAACGCGAAGCTGGAGGACCAGGGGCAGGTGgtgacctcgccggcggccacctTTGTCGGCGTCTacgacggccacggcggccCGGAGGCGTCGCGGTTCCTCTCCTCCCGCCTCTTCCCGCACCTCCAGA GGTTTGCATCTGAGCAAGGTGGCATGTCCACTGACGCAATCAAGAGGGCATTCCATGCCACCGAGGAGGAGTTCTTGCAACTGGTCAAGGGATCCTGGATCAAGCAGCCACAGATTGCCTCAGTTGGTTCATGCTGCCTCGTCGGAGCAATTGCCGATAATGTTCTCTATGTCGCCAATTTAGGGGACTCAAGAGCCGTTCTTGGCCGTCGGGGACCTGACGGCAGGCAGGTAGTGGCCGAGAGGCTATCCAATGATCACAATGTTGCAGAGGAGGAGGTCAGAAAGGAGCTCACCGATCAGCATCCTGATGATTCGCGTATAGTCGTCTATACCCGAGGAGTTTGGAGGATTAAGGGCATCATTCAG GTTTCCAGATCAATTGGAGACGTCTACCTGAAGAAGCCTGAATTCGCCAGAGATCCTAAATTCCGGCAATCTGTTTGTCCTATCCCATTGAAGCGGCCTGTCATGACGGCTGAACCATCAATCAAAGAACACCAGTTGAGGCAGCAAGACTTATTCTTGATATTTGCATCGGATGGTCTGTGGGAGCAGCTAACTGATAAAGCAGCGGTGGATATTGTCTTCAAGAATCCCAGAGCA GGGATAGCGAAGCGATTGGTGAGAGCAGCACTGACTGAGGCTGCaaggaaaagagagatgaGATACACTGACATCAAACATATAGACAGAGGGACGAGGCGGCATTTCCACGACGATATCACAGTTGTTGTGCTCTATCTTGACCGTCACAAGCATGGTGTGCAGCCTATGTTGGGTAACAGAAATAGTTTTAGGTTCACCAATGCACCGGTGGACATCTTCTCCGGCAGCGCAGATGAGGTGGATCACACCACCCTCTCAAGCTGA
- the LOC121056032 gene encoding classical arabinogalactan protein 9-like: protein MARLLPALLLLLAAASASTVTSQSPAAAPSFSSSGAAHSPAASASGPSSSSSSSKKHRHISTSPAASPSHSGTKLTSPAASPATHSPSPTPSASPAAATSPSPTLPPPATAPTVSPPAPAPLSSPPPALPPPAPAPVLSPPSLAPAPALSSPPPAALAPAPVLAAAPAPSAAVDVPSPAPAKEPRKKRVSPAGSPLAAATTSAGGGLAPGPGPSAADMSSDAGARGYSYKAVGVAAVLMLLSLTAGPALV from the exons ATGGCTCGCCTCCTCCCTGcgctcctcctgctgctcgccgccgcctccgcctccacggTGACCTCCCagtccccggcggcggcgccgtccttCTCTAGCTCCGGCGCCGCGCACTCACccgctgcctccgcctccggcccttcgtcgtcgtcttcttcttccaagAAACACCGCCACATCTCCACCTCCCCCGCGGCGTCTCCGTCCCACTCCGGCACCAAGCTCACCTCCCCGGCGGCCTCCCCCGCCACCCACTCCCCTTCTCCCaccccctccgcctcccccgccgctgccaccTCCCCGTCGCCCACATTGCCGCCTCCAGCCACCGCGCCGACGGTGTCACCCCCCGCCCCGGCCCCGCTCAGCTCCCCGCCTCCCGCGCTgcccccgccggcgcccgccccGGTGCTGTCCCCTCCGTCGCTCGCCCCCGCCCCGGCattgtcgtcgccgcctccggcggccCTCGCGCCGGCGCCAGTCCTCGCCGCGGCCCCCGCGCCGTCCGCAGCCGTCGACGTTccgtccccggcgccggccaagGAGCCGAGGAAGAAGCGCGTCTCCCCGGCAGGctcccccctcgccgccgccaccacctccgccggcggcggcctcgcccccggccccggcccctccgccgccgacatgTCG AGCGACGCGGGCGCGCGAGGGTACAGCTACAAGGCGGTGGGGGTCGCGGCGGTGCTGATGCTGCTGTCACTGACGGCGGGCCCGGCCTTGGTCTGA